CGGACGCAGCGAGGCGCAGAAGCGCGCCTTGAGCGACGCCATCACCAAGGCGGTGATAGAACATGCCAAGTCGGCGGAAGGTGATGTTTCCGTGGCGATTGAGGATGTGCCTGACAGCGAGTGGATGCCCAAGGTTTACAACCTTGAGATCGCACCTGTGCTGGACAAGCTTTACAAGAAGCCGGACTACGGGCCCGAGTGAGTTGCACTTGATCGCTGCGTCATAAAACGCCAAGCTGCGCCTTACGGGTTATTTGCGGGGCATTCGTTTGGACAAGGCGTTGGTGGAATTCAGGCTGGCGGTTTCGGCTGCAAAAACGGCAGATGCCGTGTGGAACGCGCTTGAAGATTACACGCAAGTTCTGGTCGGCTGGAAGCTGTTCACTGTGATGACGGCGGATATGAAAGCTGGCCTGGCACGGCGGGCCTATTCAAGCGACACCAAGAACTATCCCGTTTCCGGCACCAAGCCCATCGAACGCAACAAATGGTTCGACATTGTGCATGGCCAGAACAAGAGCTTCGTGGCCAATACGATCAAGGACATCGCCGAGGTTTTTCCCGACCATGAATTGATCTGGTCGCTGGGCCTGGGCTCAGTGATCAACCTTCCGGTGGTGCTGGAAGGCAATATGGTTGCCACCATCAACATTCTGCATGCTGAGCATCACTATACGCCGCAGCGGGTGGAGATGGCCGAGACATTCCTGGCCGTGCCCGCCATGTTGGCGGTGCTGGCCGCTCAGCAGCTTGAAGGCTGAGATGAGCGCCACGACAGAACCCGTCTCGCAATTCACCGGCCCGCAGGAAAGCCGGGCCGGCCGCATGGCGCAGCGCTTCGGGCTGTTTCTGCTGACGCTAGCGATCACTTTTCTGGGCCTCACGGCTGTCACCTTCTGCATCGGGCGGTTTGTGCCGGTTGACCCGGTCATCGCCATTGTGGGCGATCATGCCAGTGCGGAAACCTATGCAGCCACGCGCATCGCCATCGGGCTGGACAAGCCGATCTACATGCAGTTCCTGATCTATCTGAACAAGGTGCTGCATGGCGACCTTGGCCAATCGGTGATGACCTCGCATCCCGTGCTGGAGGATCTGGCTTCATTCTTTCCGGCCACGATTGAACTGGCCACGGTGGGCATTCTGGTTGGCGTGCTGATTGGTGTTCCCGCCGGCGTTGTCGCCGGGGCCTGCAAGGACCGCTGGCCCGATCAGGTGATCCGTATCTTTTCGCTGTTCGGTTATTCCACGCCGGTGTTCTGGCTGGGGCTCGTGGGGCTGTTTCTGTTTTACGGCAAGCTGGGCTGGGTAGCAGGCACGGGCCGGCTGGATGTGGGTTATGATGATATCGTCACACCACAAACCGGCATCTTGCTGATTGATGCCGCGATCCAGGGCGAATGGGATGTGTGGCACAATGCGCTCAGCCATCTGCTGCTGCCCGGCGCGCTGTTGGCCTATTATTCGCTCGCCTACATTGCGCGCATGACGCGCAGCTTCATGATCGAGCAACTGAGCCAGGAATATGTGATTGCGGCACGTGTCAAAGGCCAGAGCTTTTGGGGTGCCGTGTGGCGGCATGCCTTTCCGAATATCATGGTACCGCTGATTACGGTTGTCGGCCTGTCTTATGCCTCGCTGCTGGAGGGCGCTGTGCTCACCGAAACGGTGTTCTCCTGGCCCGGGCTGGGGCTATACATCACGCATTCGCTGTTTGCGGCTGATATGAATGCGGTACTGGGCGGCACGCTGGCGGTCGGCGTGGTCTATACCGGCATCAATGCCGTGTGTGATTTCCTCTACAAGATTTTTGATCCGAGGCTGCGCGCGCCATGAATACAACCGCACCCCCCCTTTCGCTGCGTGGCTGGCTGGAGACGGATGCACCCGCTTCGCGCGGGCAAGCGCTGGCTGGACGTTCTTGGCGCAGCTTGGTTGCGATTGTCAGCAATCCGACCGGGTTGGTGGGCCTGCTGATTGTGCTGGCCCTGATTTTTATGGCGGTGTTTGCGCCGCTGCTGGCCTTCGGCCAATCGCCCCTCGCGCAGGATCTGGCGCATCGCCTTGCCTTCCCGAGTGCCGCGCATTGGCTGGGCACCGATGAATTGGGCCGCGATATTTACGTGCGCACGGTTTACGGCGCGCGGGTGACGCTCACCATCGTGATCCTGGTTTCCGTCGTGGTGGCACCGATCGGGCTGGCGGTGGGCACGCTGAGCGGTTTCCTGGGTGGCGTTGTCGACATCGTATTGATGCGCATCACCGATATTTTCCTGGCCTTCCCCCGGCTGGTGCTGGCGCTGGCTTTTGCTGCCGCTTTGGGGCCTGGCATTGAGAATGCGGTGATTGCGATTTCACTCACCGCCTGGCCACCTTATGCGCGCATTGCGCGGGCTGAGACAGCCACGATTGCGCGCAGTGATTTTATCGCGGCGGTGCGGTTGCAGGGGGCTTCCACCTGGCGCATTTTGATCCGGCATATTGTGCCGTTGTGCCTCTCGTCCGTCATCGTGCGGCTGACGCTGGATATGGCCGGTATCATCCTTACCGCCGCTGGACTTGGCTTCCTCGGCCTTGGGGCTCAGCCGCCTACGCCGGAATGGGGTGCGATGGTATCCGCTGGCCGCGAAGTCATTCTCGATCAATGGTGGGTGGCGACGATGCCCGGCATTGCCATTTTCATTGTCAGCCTTGGCTTCAACCTTCTGGGTGACGGCCTGCGCGACGTGTTCGATCCGAAGGCCTCATGAGCGACATTCTTTACGAGGTCGAGAAACTCAACGTCACTTTCCCCGGACGCGGCGGCGAGACGCGCGCGGTGCGTGATGCCAGTTTTACGCTGGGCCATGAGCGGCTGGCGATTGTGGGGGAATCCGGTTCTGGCAAATCCACGCTGGGCCGCGCCCTGCTTGGCATCTTGCCGCCCACCGCGAAAGTGTCGGCGGAGAAGCTGAGTTTTGATGGGATGGACCTGCGGCAGTCTTATGAGTGGCGCTGGCAGGCCTTGCGCGGCACCCGCATCAGCATGGTGATGCAGGACCCGAAATATTCGCTCAACCCTGTGAAGACCGTGGGGTGGCAGATTGAGGAAGCCTACCGCCTGCACAAGAAATGCACCTCCTCTGAGGCCAAGGCGCGCGCAATGCAGATGCTGAATGAGGTGCAGATCCGCAATCCCGATCTGGTTTACCAGCAATATCCGCATCAACTTTCCGGCGGCATGGGCCAGCGGGTGATGATCGCTGCCATGCTGATCGCCGAGCCTGATCTGCTGATCGCCG
This genomic interval from Aestuariivirga litoralis contains the following:
- a CDS encoding tautomerase family protein, yielding MPHVIVKMIPGRSEAQKRALSDAITKAVIEHAKSAEGDVSVAIEDVPDSEWMPKVYNLEIAPVLDKLYKKPDYGPE
- a CDS encoding ABC transporter ATP-binding protein, whose protein sequence is MSDILYEVEKLNVTFPGRGGETRAVRDASFTLGHERLAIVGESGSGKSTLGRALLGILPPTAKVSAEKLSFDGMDLRQSYEWRWQALRGTRISMVMQDPKYSLNPVKTVGWQIEEAYRLHKKCTSSEAKARAMQMLNEVQIRNPDLVYQQYPHQLSGGMGQRVMIAAMLIAEPDLLIADEPTSALDVTVQNQVLRIMDRLVRERGMGLIFISHNLTVVSSFCDRVLVMYGGRIVEECKASELHKAKHPYTQALVRSAPVLGETGQKLAIVKRDPAWLS
- a CDS encoding GAF domain-containing protein, with amino-acid sequence MDKALVEFRLAVSAAKTADAVWNALEDYTQVLVGWKLFTVMTADMKAGLARRAYSSDTKNYPVSGTKPIERNKWFDIVHGQNKSFVANTIKDIAEVFPDHELIWSLGLGSVINLPVVLEGNMVATINILHAEHHYTPQRVEMAETFLAVPAMLAVLAAQQLEG
- a CDS encoding ABC transporter permease; amino-acid sequence: MNTTAPPLSLRGWLETDAPASRGQALAGRSWRSLVAIVSNPTGLVGLLIVLALIFMAVFAPLLAFGQSPLAQDLAHRLAFPSAAHWLGTDELGRDIYVRTVYGARVTLTIVILVSVVVAPIGLAVGTLSGFLGGVVDIVLMRITDIFLAFPRLVLALAFAAALGPGIENAVIAISLTAWPPYARIARAETATIARSDFIAAVRLQGASTWRILIRHIVPLCLSSVIVRLTLDMAGIILTAAGLGFLGLGAQPPTPEWGAMVSAGREVILDQWWVATMPGIAIFIVSLGFNLLGDGLRDVFDPKAS
- a CDS encoding ABC transporter permease; protein product: MSATTEPVSQFTGPQESRAGRMAQRFGLFLLTLAITFLGLTAVTFCIGRFVPVDPVIAIVGDHASAETYAATRIAIGLDKPIYMQFLIYLNKVLHGDLGQSVMTSHPVLEDLASFFPATIELATVGILVGVLIGVPAGVVAGACKDRWPDQVIRIFSLFGYSTPVFWLGLVGLFLFYGKLGWVAGTGRLDVGYDDIVTPQTGILLIDAAIQGEWDVWHNALSHLLLPGALLAYYSLAYIARMTRSFMIEQLSQEYVIAARVKGQSFWGAVWRHAFPNIMVPLITVVGLSYASLLEGAVLTETVFSWPGLGLYITHSLFAADMNAVLGGTLAVGVVYTGINAVCDFLYKIFDPRLRAP